A single region of the Bacteroidales bacterium genome encodes:
- a CDS encoding GHMP kinase has translation MIITRTPFRISFVGGGSDLRDFYSKSQGAVLSTSINKYMYISSHKYFEEDKIRAKYSQTETVQNIEDLKHEIIREALRMANIRGGVEVSSIADIPAGTGMGSSSAFTVGLLHNLNAIKRQYSSKEMLAEEACRMEIDILKEPIGKQDQYAAAFGGLNIFRFNANETVTVEPLYLKQDVYNQLEENLVLFYIGNERKASEILVEQKNNIGNAEKFAVLKDMVALVDVLKDVLYKGTLDEFGLLLNQNWLLKQRLASKISNNHIEDLYQLGLKNGAIGGKLLGAGGGGFILFYCPKELQQKLISAMPARHFDFKFDNEGTKLIYFGDEWA, from the coding sequence ATGATAATCACCCGTACACCTTTCAGAATTAGTTTTGTTGGAGGAGGCTCTGATCTTAGAGATTTTTACTCAAAAAGTCAGGGTGCGGTGCTCAGCACCTCAATTAATAAATATATGTACATCTCCTCTCATAAATACTTTGAGGAGGACAAGATACGTGCAAAATATTCTCAAACTGAAACGGTTCAGAATATCGAAGATCTTAAGCATGAGATAATCCGCGAAGCTCTGAGGATGGCAAACATCAGGGGTGGTGTTGAGGTTAGCTCAATTGCCGATATTCCTGCTGGTACAGGCATGGGCTCTTCATCTGCATTTACCGTTGGTTTGCTTCATAATTTAAATGCAATAAAAAGACAATACTCCTCAAAGGAGATGCTTGCCGAAGAAGCTTGTCGAATGGAGATAGATATTCTTAAGGAACCAATTGGGAAACAGGATCAGTACGCAGCGGCTTTTGGCGGGTTGAATATTTTTCGGTTCAATGCAAATGAAACAGTTACTGTTGAACCACTTTATCTTAAGCAGGATGTTTACAATCAGCTTGAGGAAAACCTTGTACTTTTTTATATTGGGAACGAAAGGAAAGCTTCAGAGATTCTTGTGGAGCAAAAGAATAATATTGGAAATGCCGAAAAATTTGCAGTGCTAAAGGATATGGTTGCGCTGGTTGATGTTCTAAAAGATGTTCTTTATAAGGGAACATTAGATGAGTTTGGATTGTTACTTAACCAGAACTGGTTGTTAAAGCAGCGTTTGGCATCAAAAATCAGCAACAATCATATCGAAGATCTTTACCAGTTGGGTTTAAAGAATGGTGCTATTGGTGGAAAATTACTAGGAGCTGGTGGTGGAGGATTTATCCTTTTTTACTGTCCAAAGGAATTGCAGCAAAAGCTGATTAGCGCTATGCCAGCAAGGCATTTCGATTTTAAATTTGATAACGAAGGAACTAAATTAATTTATTTTGGCGATGAGTGGGCATAA
- a CDS encoding SIS domain-containing protein yields MSGHNHYKGYFNQVSDTLTKINISELEAVVQSITDCYNRGGMIYIFGNGGSSATASHVAGDYLKGITFGMEKRLRIICLSDNIPGLMAIANDISYDDIFVEQLKNFIKSGDLVIGISGSGNSENVLKALNLAKEKKVETIAFVGFSGGKAKVIADVCVHIPVNDMEMTEDLHLLCFHAIKQNLIQKINTSHTSVGSKYDERMKEC; encoded by the coding sequence ATGAGTGGGCATAATCATTATAAAGGGTATTTCAATCAGGTGAGCGATACGCTTACTAAAATCAATATTTCGGAGCTTGAAGCCGTTGTTCAGTCTATAACCGATTGCTATAATCGTGGTGGAATGATCTATATCTTTGGAAATGGTGGTAGTTCTGCTACCGCTTCGCATGTTGCAGGAGATTATTTAAAAGGTATAACCTTTGGAATGGAGAAGCGATTGAGAATTATCTGCCTAAGCGATAATATCCCCGGATTAATGGCTATTGCCAACGATATCTCCTATGATGATATTTTTGTTGAGCAGCTTAAGAACTTCATTAAATCTGGCGATTTGGTAATTGGAATTTCAGGTAGTGGAAACTCTGAAAATGTACTTAAGGCTTTAAATCTTGCAAAGGAAAAAAAGGTTGAGACAATCGCTTTTGTTGGCTTTTCTGGAGGTAAAGCAAAAGTCATTGCTGATGTATGCGTTCACATTCCTGTAAACGATATGGAAATGACTGAGGATTTACACCTATTGTGCTTCCATGCCATTAAACAAAATCTGATACAGAAAATTAATACTAGTCACACAAGCGTGGGAAGTAAATATGATGAGAGGATGAAGGAGTGTTGA